The following is a genomic window from Ignavibacteria bacterium.
TTATATTAAGCATTTGCGCATTTGTTTTGATTTGTAATATTGCATTTGCTCAGAAAAAAATGGCATTTGAAAGAACGGGCACGATTTATCTATATGATTTTGCCTTTAAATCGGAAGCAAAACTTTTCGACGGCTATCAGCACTCCATTTCACCTGAGGGTAATGCAATTGCATTCACTGAAACCGATTCAATGGGAAATCGTTATATTGCTATCTATAAAATTCAGCCTAATGGAATCTTACCATTAACTCCTGAGTTTATCAGATTCACTTCTGTTCCCGGAAGCAACAGCTATGAACCGAAATATTCTCCCGATGGAAAGTATCTTGTTTTCAATTACTGGAACGGCAATGACTGGGATATTGCAATTGTCAATTCTGATAATTCAAACTATGTTAATTTAACCGAACCGTATAGAGTGACTACAGGATTCACAGCAGGTTTTTATTCGCCAAGCTGGGCTCCGGATTCAAAGAGCATTCTCACACATGATATGAAAGACGTTTATGAATTTGATTTGCAGGGAAATATTATAAATAAGTATTCTTTGATGAAAGCTCTGACCGATGCAAAAGTTTATCCAAGCAGTGCTTCTGTTTTTACATATAATAAAAATAAAACACATTTGATTTTCGATGGAGAGAATGAAACATTTTTCGAAAATCTTGAAGAACCCGTGAATGGAATTTACAGCTATGATATAAAAAATAATTCTATTAAAATGATTTCACCTGCGGATTATTCAAGCATTCATCCTGTGATTTCTTTCGATGGTAACAATATTTACTACTCTGCCTTTGGCAAAAAAGATATTGCCGTAAGAAAGAGCCAGGAACTTGACTCGGATTATTATGAAATAAGATATTCAATTTATACTATGGATATGAATGGAGATAACGTTACAAGAATCATTGGAGACGCGTATTCACCAAGTATAACAAGATAAAAAAATTAATCAAACATAATGCAATACCGGATAGAACATGATATAATGGGCGAAGTTCAGGTGCCCGAAGATAAATATTGGGGAGCACAAACCCAGCGCTCTATAGAAAATTTTAAAATCGGCGGTAACAAAATGCCTCTTGAAGTCATTGATGCTTTTGCAATTCTGAAAAAATCTGCAGCAATGGCAAACTTTGATTGCGGGGTTCTGCCGAAAGAAAAAATGGAATTGATTGTAAAAGTCTGCGATGAAATTTTGGAAGGCAAGCTTGATGACCAGTTTCCGTTGGTTGTCTGGCAGACCGGCTCGGGAACACAAAGCAACATGAACGTGAACGAAGTAATTGCAAACCGTGCGCATGTATTAAGCGGCGGAAAGTTAACCGATGATAAAAAAGTTTTGCATCCGAATGATGACGTGAATAAATCGCAATCTTCAAACGATACTTTTCCGACCGCGATGAATATCGCGGCTTATAAAATTCTTGTCGAACATTTAATTCCTAATGTTGAAACATTAAGAGCAACATTTCATAAAAAATCAACTGAGTTCATGCAGGTTGTGAAAATCGGCAGAACTCATTTGATGGATGCAACACCGTTGACGCTTGGACAGGAATTTTCCGGATATGTTTCACAGCTTGACCATGGTGTTCGAGCAATTAAAAATACATTGCATCATTTATCCGAGCTTGCAATAGGCGGTTCTGCAGTCGGAACGGGAATTAATGTTCCCAAAGGTTATGCAGAGCTTGTTGCAAAATACGTTTCGCAGTTTACAGGCTTGCCATTTAGGTCAGCAGAAAATAAATTTGAAGCGCTAGCATCTAACGATGCAATTGTAGAAGCATCAGGTGCATTGAAAACTCTTGCAGCAGCACTAATGAAAATTGCAAACGACATTCGCCTGCTTGGTTCAGGTCCTCGAAGCGGAATAGGGGAGATATTGCTTCCTGAAAACGAGCCAGGCTCATCTATTATGCCGGGAAAAGTAAATCCTACTCAATGCGAGGCAATGACAATGGTTTGTGCACAGGTGTTCGGCAATGATGTTGCGATTAACATTGGTGGAATGACAGGACATTTCGAACTTAACGTTTTCAAACCGATGATGATTTTTAATTTTCTTAACTCGGCTCGTTTGCTTGGTGATGCTTCTGCATCATTCAATAAAAACTGTGTCGAAGGCATCGAGCCGAATTACAGCATCATTAACCGTCATCTTGAAAATTCTTTAATGCTTGTAACCGCTCTTAACCCTCATATTGGATATGAAAACGCTGCAAAGATTGCAAAGAAAGCTCATAAAGAAAACAAAACCTTGCGTGAAGTTGCGTTGGAGCTTGGGTTACTTACTCACGAAAAATTTACCGAAGTAGTTGACCCTAAAAAAATGGTTGGTGACGTGAATTTCGATTAAGTATGAAATATTTTTTAACCGTAATTTTATTTTTATATTCAGGAATGTGTTTATCACAAGATTCCGGTTATAAAGATAAAGGCTATGAAGCAGATGCGATGAATTATGTAATGAGCGAAGTTAAAAGAACAAGCTCTACTTTTGACGACTGCCTGAACTACACCAAGCCCTTTTCAAAATGGGATCTTCAATCATTAAATTCTCCCAAAATCTGGTTATTTGGTAATCTTCAGAATTCAGGTACCTTTCCTAATTTATTATTCGGGGCACTTGCTAAGCGGTTTAACGTTTCCCTTGATGACGTAAGCGATATGCCTGATAAATTCCTGCGGAATGCTGTCAATAATTTTGGCATTTATGAAAAAGACGCCATCAATAATGCGGCAGGATATTTTGACTTAATTGAATTGTTGAAGAAATCTCAATCTAAAATTTTTTTAAATCAGGATAACTTGCAAAGAGTCGATAATATGTTTTATGAAAACGGCATCTATTGGAAATATATAATTCCGGAAGATTCTCCTTTTCCCGTTTCCGATTCAATATCAACTAACATAACAGAAAGTTTTTCACAGGGAGATTTTTTTATTCTGGACAAAATGAAAAGCTTGGGAATTTATGCAGCGTATAACGACAAAGAAATTATATATCTGTTAAAAGACGGGATGCTTGATAATTCTTTCGGGTATTATTTTAAGGACAATGATATTGATTACAGGAAGAAAAATCATTTGTTTAATATTATGAGCGAGGAGTTGATTATGCCGAGATTTTATTACTACGTAACAAATTAATTATCCAGATGCTTTAACACTTCCTGCTCAAAAACTTCATAAGTTTTCTTTCCAACTAACTCTTTAACTTTATTTCCTGATTTATCGTAAATAAACGTAGCGGGTATTGCGCCATCCCATTCTTTGCTGAAAAAATTTATCATGTCCTCATCCTTCTTGAACTTATTGTAATAAGTAACCCAATCGACATTTTGTGATTTCAAGTACGGTTCCGTTTTTGTTGCAAGCGCATCATCGAAGTCAAGACTTATGAAAATTAATTTGAAGTTTTTATCTTTGTAATTGTTATAAAGCTTAACAAGTTCCGGGAATTCTTCCTTACACGGTTGACACCAGTAAGCCCATAAGTTTACTAACACAACATTGCCTTCATTGGCTTTCAAAACCGAATCCAGAGATTGCTCATTAATCGGTTTCAAAAGCGAAGCAGATTCCTGCGCAGCTAAATTGCCATAAAAACCAATTATAATTGCAACTGCTATTAAAAGTATTGTTTTCATATGGATTTAATACAGCTTATTTCAATACAAAGTTCCTTATGTATCTAATATTTAAAATACTTTTTTTATTTTTGTAAATCTATTATCATTAAAATGAAAGCATCAGGTTATTCAGGAACTCCTCTTGCAAAAAAGTTCGGCATTAAACCCGGTTTTAATATTGAAATTATAAACGCTCCGGAGCATTATTTTGAGTTGTTTACCGATATGCCTGAAACAATCTCCGATTCAAAATCCAAAAAAGATTTTATTCACTTCTTTACAAAAGAAATTAAAGAGCTCGAGAAAAATATTCCAAAGCTCAGAAAACAAATTGTTCCAAACGGCATAATCTGGATTTCATGGCCTAAAAAATCTTCCAAAGTTCCAACCGATGTTACAGAAGACATCATAAGAAACATCGCTCTCAAAAACGGACTCGTCGACATCAAAGTCTGCGCAGTCGATGACATCTGGTCAGGTCTCAAACTTGTCATTCCGGTGAAAGACCGAAACTGACAAATATCATATTTTTTTCTGACTTAAATCATTCCGCAATTAAATAACATTTTTTAAATTATATATAAATAAGTTTATTATGAAAACTAAAAAATGTAAAAAAGCTTTTTTCAAAATCGGTTTGCCGGTTGCTGTCATTGCGCTAATACTCACCGGTATAAGGATGTTTATAGATAAAAAGAAATGCTGCAGCAATTGAAGCAAGGGAAAGTCATTCTTGCGCTTTCAATTCCGCTTGCGTTATGTGTTGTTATCGCAAGCTATTATGGAATTTTTACCAATCTGTACAAACTCGAAACCACTAACTGGAATGCTCAGGCAATAGGGCAGGACATCATCGACCTCTTTGTCGTAACCCCGGTCCTGCTCATTGCTGCATTCCTTTCTTATAACAATCATAAAACCGCAATGCTCATCTGGGGCGGAACGGTTATCTATCTTCTTTATACATTTTTGATTTATACTTTTTCGGTGCATTTCAATTCAATGTTCATAGTTTATTGCTTTGCATTGGGTTTATCGTTTTATTCATTTTTATATTTTATTCTCTGCATCGGAAAGGAGGAATTGAATGAATGGTTTTCCGAGAATGCTCCCGTAAAGTTCACTGCAGTTTATTTCATAATTATTTTTGTGATGTTTTATTTTCTCTGGCTCTCACAAATCATTCCTGCAATATCAGGCGGAACTGTTCCGGCGGACTTGCGCGAAAGCGGACTTTTCACAAATCCCGTTCACGTAATCGACCTTTCAATATTTCTTCCTGCAATTTTACTGACTGCAATATTTTTGTTAAGGAAAAATCCTCTCGGATTTCTTCTTGCACCCGCAATACTTATGTTTTTTATTCTGATGGATATCACCCTCGCATTTCTTATCGTCGTTATGAACTCCCGCGGCATTGAATCATCTTACACCGTAGCAATCATAATGAGCATCCTCGCGGTATTCAGCTTGTTTGTTCTGATGTGGTGGGTGAGATGGAAAAAGAAATGATGTGAGCGTTGCTTTAAAACTCACTATAATTCTCCGGCACCAGTCACATTCCTCATATCCAATCCCTCCCCGCATTCCAAAATGCAGTATTAGGATTTTTGGGTCAGTGAAAAATCGTTTTAGGTAAAGGTAATAGGTATTGAAAATTAAATTTGTTTTTAGTTAATTTGAACGCGTCAATCTTATCAACTTTTTATATAAATATAATACCATGCCACAAATTTATCCTTTAGATTTGTTAACAAATGTAGTTGTAAATTTAAGACAAACATCTACTGCAGGTCAAGTAATTACTGGAACTGGTTTTTTAATTAGTCATAACAGTAAATTATATTTAGTGACAGCAGAGCATGTAGCAAAGGAAATGAAAATAGATTGTGAATTTGTTGTTAAAGGGACTAATGACTTACCAGTTTTGTTAAGTCTTGAGGATCTAACCCAACAAAAGAACTCTTTAGATTGGAAGTTTCATACTATTGCTGACATAGCAGTTTTAGAATTAAGTCCTAAACGTGAGGTTTTAGTTACAAAATTATTGAATAGGTTTCTTCCATCTGAAAACATTTCCCAAAATACATCTGTTGTCGATAGAAATACTCAGTTAACAATTATAGGCTTTCCATTAGGATTAGGTGCTACAGGGCATTTCTCTCCACTTACATTTCGAACTTATGCTTCAAGTGGATTAATTACTTTAAATAGATTTGACAATTCTATTCCTTGTACATTTTTTATCTTAGAGAATCCTGGAGTTAGTGGATATAGTGGAGGACCTATCATCGATGTGGCGATTTATATAAATATGGGAATGGAAATAACAGGGAATGCAACTATGGTCTACGGTATAATGCATGGAACAATACCTGATGCAACTGGTGGAAAATTAGCTGCGGTTACTCCTAGCTATTATTTATTTGACATTATATAAAGTATTAAAATGAAAAATGGAATTCAAAATAATTTAATGCGAGCGAGCAAGGTTTATGAAGAACAAGTATTTTTACGTACTCTGATACTTGAAATTCCCTTTATAGGAAATTATATAGATATTTTATTCACAGCTAAAGCAAATAAATATGCCTCAAAACGCATTGAATTTTTTTTAAAAGATTTACAGAAGCAAATCTACAATATTGATGAAAAAAAGATTAATTATGAATTTTTAAATTCTGAAGAAGGGTTTGATTTAATAATCAAAACATTCAATTATGCATCTAGAGCTCGTCAAAAAGAAAAGTTAAAGT
Proteins encoded in this region:
- a CDS encoding DUF3052 domain-containing protein; the encoded protein is MKASGYSGTPLAKKFGIKPGFNIEIINAPEHYFELFTDMPETISDSKSKKDFIHFFTKEIKELEKNIPKLRKQIVPNGIIWISWPKKSSKVPTDVTEDIIRNIALKNGLVDIKVCAVDDIWSGLKLVIPVKDRN
- a CDS encoding TlpA disulfide reductase family protein, translating into MKTILLIAVAIIIGFYGNLAAQESASLLKPINEQSLDSVLKANEGNVVLVNLWAYWCQPCKEEFPELVKLYNNYKDKNFKLIFISLDFDDALATKTEPYLKSQNVDWVTYYNKFKKDEDMINFFSKEWDGAIPATFIYDKSGNKVKELVGKKTYEVFEQEVLKHLDN
- a CDS encoding trypsin-like peptidase domain-containing protein translates to MPQIYPLDLLTNVVVNLRQTSTAGQVITGTGFLISHNSKLYLVTAEHVAKEMKIDCEFVVKGTNDLPVLLSLEDLTQQKNSLDWKFHTIADIAVLELSPKREVLVTKLLNRFLPSENISQNTSVVDRNTQLTIIGFPLGLGATGHFSPLTFRTYASSGLITLNRFDNSIPCTFFILENPGVSGYSGGPIIDVAIYINMGMEITGNATMVYGIMHGTIPDATGGKLAAVTPSYYLFDII
- the fumC gene encoding class II fumarate hydratase, with the protein product MQYRIEHDIMGEVQVPEDKYWGAQTQRSIENFKIGGNKMPLEVIDAFAILKKSAAMANFDCGVLPKEKMELIVKVCDEILEGKLDDQFPLVVWQTGSGTQSNMNVNEVIANRAHVLSGGKLTDDKKVLHPNDDVNKSQSSNDTFPTAMNIAAYKILVEHLIPNVETLRATFHKKSTEFMQVVKIGRTHLMDATPLTLGQEFSGYVSQLDHGVRAIKNTLHHLSELAIGGSAVGTGINVPKGYAELVAKYVSQFTGLPFRSAENKFEALASNDAIVEASGALKTLAAALMKIANDIRLLGSGPRSGIGEILLPENEPGSSIMPGKVNPTQCEAMTMVCAQVFGNDVAINIGGMTGHFELNVFKPMMIFNFLNSARLLGDASASFNKNCVEGIEPNYSIINRHLENSLMLVTALNPHIGYENAAKIAKKAHKENKTLREVALELGLLTHEKFTEVVDPKKMVGDVNFD